Proteins encoded together in one Vigna angularis cultivar LongXiaoDou No.4 chromosome 5, ASM1680809v1, whole genome shotgun sequence window:
- the LOC108340738 gene encoding phospholipase A1-IIdelta codes for MASQPAWAELLGHKDWAGLLDPLHPSLRTLILRCGDLIQATYDAFNNDKNSPFCGSSRYGKTAFFRKVMLDDADHYNVTAFLYGTARVSVPEAFLLHSHSREAWDRESNWIGYVAVTSDSRSKELGRREIYVVWRGTTRDMEWINVFGASQESASALLNAESVKELKARNKDGNSSSDDEDDSETPKVMLGWLTIYTSDDPKSPFTKTSARTQVLSHVKSLLERYKSENPSVLIMGHSLGATLSIVSGFDLVENGVTDVPVTAIVFGSPQVGNKAFNNRFKKKGNLKVLHVTNVIDLIPHYPGRLLGYEHTGEELVIDTRKSPSLKESKNPSDWHNLQAMLHVVAGWNGVRGGFELKVKRSLALVNKSCSFLKDECGVPESWWVEKNKGMVKREDGEWVSNAPDEEDVPVPEQI; via the exons ATGGCCTCCCAACCCGCCTGGGCCGAACTTCTGGGCCACAAAGACTGGGCCGGCCTTCTCGACCCCCTCCACCCCTCCCTCCGCACCCTCATCCTCCGTTGCGGCGACTTAATCCAGGCCACCTACGACGCCTTCAACAACGACAAGAACTCACCGTTCTGCGGCTCCAGCCGCTACGGCAAGACCGCCTTCTTCCGAAAGGTCATGCTCGACGACGCCGACCACTACAACGTTACAGCGTTCCTCTACGGCACCGCCAGAGTCTCCGTTCCCGAGGCCTTTCTCCTCCACTCGCATTCGCGCGAGGCCTGGGACCGCGAGTCCAACTGGATCGGGTATGTCGCCGTCACGTCGGACAGCCGCTCGAAGGAGCTCGGGCGGAGAGAGATCTACGTGGTGTGGCGCGGCACCACGAGAGACATGGAGTGGATCAACGTCTTCGGCGCCAGCCAAGAGTCCGCTTCAGCACTGCTCAACGCGGAAAGCGTCAAAGAGTTGAAGGCAAGAAACAAGGACg GAAACAGCAGTAGTGACGATGAAGACGATTCAGAAACACCAAAGGTGATGTTAGGCTGGCTCACGATCTATACCTCAGACGATCCAAAATCTCCTTTCACGAAAACCAGCGCGAGAACACAAGTTCTTTCTCATGTGAAATCCCTGTTAGAACGATACAAATCTGAGAATCCGAGTGTGTTGATCATGGGACACAGTCTAGGCGCAACCCTATCGATAGTGAGTGGGTTTGACTTGGTGGAAAACGGGGTAACGGATGTCCCGGTCACCGCAATTGTGTTTGGGTCTCCCCAGGTTGGAAACAAGGCGTTCAATAACAGGTTCAAGAAGAAGGGAAACCTGAAGGTTCTGCACGTGACGAACGTGATCGATTTGATCCCGCACTACCCTGGGAGATTGTTGGGGTACGAGCACACGGGAGAGGAGTTGGTGATCGACACGCGGAAGTCGCCGAGCTTGAAGGAGTCGAAGAACCCAAGCGACTGGCACAACTTGCAAGCGATGCTGCACGTGGTGGCAGGGTGGAACGGGGTGCGTGGGGGATTTGAGTTGAAAGTGAAGAGGAGTTTGGCTCTGGTGAATAAGTCGTGTTCATTTCTGAAGGATGAGTGTGGCGTGCCTGAGTCCTGGTGGGTGGAGAAGAACAAGGGAATGGTGAAGAGGGAGGATGGCGAATGGGTTTCAAATGCACCAGATGAGGAGGACGTGCCTGTGCCTGAACAAATCTAA
- the LOC108340740 gene encoding multiprotein-bridging factor 1a, translating into MSGAGPISQDWEPVVLRKKAPTAAAKTDEKAVNAARRAGADIETQKKYNAGTNKAASSSTSLNTKRLDEDTENLAHEKVPTELKKAIMQARMDKKLTQAQLAQVINEKPQVIQEYESGKAIPNQQIIGKLERALGTKLRGKK; encoded by the exons atGTCCGGTGCGGGCCCTATTTCCCAGGACTGGGAACCCGTCGTCCTCCGCAAGAAAGCTCCCACCGCCGCGGCCAAGACGGACGAGAAAGCCGTCAACGCCGCCCGCCGCGCCGGCGCCGATATTGAAACCCAAAAAAAAT ATAATGCTGGGACAAACAAAGCAGCCTCTAGCAGCACTTCATTGAACACCAAGAGGCTGGATGAGGACACAGAGAATCTAGCAC ATGAGAAAGTACCAACTGAGCTTAAGAAGGCTATAATGCAAGCTAGGATGGATAAGAAGCTTACTCAGGCTCAGCTTGCTCAA GTGATCAACGAGAAACCTCAAGTGATCCAGGAATACGAATCAGGGAAAGCCATTCCAAACCAGCAGATAATTGGCAAGTTGGAAAGAGCCCTTGGAACTAAACTTCGTGGCAAGAAATAA